A window from Candidatus Nitrosotenuis cloacae encodes these proteins:
- a CDS encoding 30S ribosomal protein S7 yields MADAPNLLLFRKWDLSGVEIKDPGLKTVISLRKVIMPLTFGRSSLKRFNKAEVNIVERLANKLMHFGKKYAKNTGRMGGKKTRSLNTVKAALEIIHLKTGKNPVEVLVRAIEYSSPNEDTTRIVYGGTAYHVSVDVSPLRRVDLALRFIADGVKESSFSNPKAMEEYLAEHLIAASTNDANAPSVKKKNELERIAQASR; encoded by the coding sequence ATGGCAGACGCGCCAAATCTTTTGTTATTCAGAAAATGGGACCTCTCCGGTGTGGAGATAAAAGATCCTGGACTAAAGACCGTAATCTCACTTAGAAAGGTAATCATGCCGCTTACATTCGGAAGATCCTCACTCAAGCGATTCAACAAGGCAGAGGTGAACATTGTGGAGAGACTTGCAAACAAGCTCATGCACTTTGGTAAAAAATACGCAAAGAACACTGGACGAATGGGAGGAAAAAAGACCCGCTCACTTAACACCGTCAAGGCCGCACTTGAAATAATCCACCTAAAGACCGGCAAAAATCCAGTAGAGGTACTAGTCAGAGCCATAGAATACTCATCACCAAACGAGGACACTACAAGAATCGTGTATGGTGGAACGGCATACCACGTATCAGTTGACGTCTCCCCACTAAGACGAGTCGACCTTGCACTCAGATTCATCGCAGACGGAGTAAAGGAATCATCATTCTCAAATCCAAAGGCAATGGAAGAATACCTAGCAGAACACCTGATTGCAGCCTCCACCAACGACGCAAACGCGCCGTCCGTAAAGAAGAAGAACGAACTCGAAAGAATCGCTCAAGCGTCAAGATAG
- a CDS encoding ribosomal L7Ae/L30e/S12e/Gadd45 family protein: MGKLLEKALKDALSENKCVLGEKQVLQSIKNAKLVVISKSLSKESLEKLEESAKTQKVSTLQFDGTSVALGKLCGLQFRVSTASLTAIAESNIKAIIKESDAK, encoded by the coding sequence ATGGGCAAACTACTTGAAAAAGCACTAAAGGATGCGCTTTCGGAGAACAAATGCGTACTGGGAGAAAAGCAAGTATTACAATCAATAAAGAACGCCAAGTTGGTTGTCATTTCAAAATCACTATCAAAGGAATCTCTGGAGAAACTTGAAGAGTCGGCAAAAACACAAAAGGTGTCGACCCTACAGTTTGACGGCACGTCTGTTGCACTTGGAAAACTATGCGGACTGCAGTTCAGAGTTTCAACTGCATCACTTACAGCTATTGCGGAATCCAACATCAAAGCGATAATCAAAGAATCAGATGCAAAATGA
- a CDS encoding NusA-like transcription termination signal-binding factor has product MPQTIKLTTDQMRLISLFQNVTGASARDCVEDEKQNRVIFVVNEGKMGLAIGKGGSHIRNLQNIIKKNVELVEYSDDPVNFLKNMLNAKLVTDVKLNKRLDGSTQAIVLVDAKKKGIVVGREGKNAEKARLLARRYFEITSVLINSPDRMSE; this is encoded by the coding sequence ATGCCACAAACAATCAAACTAACAACTGATCAGATGCGATTAATCTCGCTTTTTCAGAACGTAACAGGCGCATCTGCCCGTGATTGCGTGGAAGATGAAAAACAAAATCGAGTCATATTTGTGGTAAATGAGGGAAAGATGGGCCTTGCAATCGGCAAGGGAGGCTCACACATAAGAAACCTCCAAAACATAATCAAGAAAAACGTAGAACTTGTGGAATATTCCGATGATCCAGTTAACTTTTTGAAAAATATGCTAAATGCAAAGCTTGTAACCGATGTGAAACTTAACAAACGACTTGACGGCTCAACCCAGGCAATCGTGCTAGTTGACGCAAAAAAGAAGGGAATCGTAGTTGGACGCGAAGGAAAGAACGCAGAAAAGGCCAGACTCTTGGCAAGAAGGTACTTTGAGATTACAAGCGTTTTAATTAACAGTCCAGACAGAATGAGTGAATAG
- a CDS encoding 30S ribosomal protein S12 produces MAKSPLGLFAGRVLKTKRKRQRWQIGTYKRRMLGLDRKANPLGGAPQARGIVLEKVGIEAKQPNSAVRKCVRVQLIKNGRTVTAFLPRDGAMNFIDEHDEVHVEGMGASMGGAMGDIPGVRFKVFKVNGTSLRELVRGRKEKPRR; encoded by the coding sequence ATGGCAAAGTCTCCACTAGGATTATTCGCAGGAAGAGTTCTGAAGACCAAGCGAAAGCGACAACGCTGGCAAATCGGAACGTACAAGCGAAGAATGTTGGGACTGGACCGAAAGGCAAACCCGCTTGGAGGAGCACCACAAGCAAGGGGAATCGTCCTGGAGAAGGTGGGAATTGAGGCAAAGCAGCCAAACTCCGCCGTAAGAAAGTGTGTTAGAGTTCAACTAATCAAAAACGGAAGAACCGTTACAGCATTTCTGCCGCGAGACGGCGCAATGAACTTCATCGACGAACACGATGAGGTCCACGTCGAGGGAATGGGCGCATCAATGGGTGGAGCAATGGGAGATATTCCTGGAGTAAGATTCAAGGTCTTCAAGGTAAACGGCACATCACTCAGAGAACTGGTCCGCGGAAGAAAAGAGAAACCAAGGAGATAA